In Gemmatimonadota bacterium, a single window of DNA contains:
- a CDS encoding DUF2203 domain-containing protein, with translation MAVSATDCRGRGPVILESVMTRKFSLDEANRMLPLVSRIVRDIIDHYREWQRTVEAFEIAATLSRSEKPTPEAEALQHRAQELARDIQGFVGELSRLGLEFKGFELGLVDFPADVEGRSICWCWKHGEASVAYWHELDAGFNGRQPVEALLQVSTASHG, from the coding sequence GTGGCGGTGTCCGCCACCGACTGCCGCGGCCGTGGCCCGGTGATTTTGGAGAGTGTGATGACCAGGAAGTTCTCGCTTGACGAAGCAAACCGAATGCTGCCGCTGGTCTCGCGCATCGTGCGCGACATCATCGATCACTATCGCGAGTGGCAGCGCACCGTCGAGGCCTTCGAGATCGCCGCGACGCTGAGTCGCTCGGAGAAGCCCACCCCCGAGGCCGAAGCGCTGCAGCACAGGGCGCAGGAGCTTGCGCGCGACATTCAGGGGTTCGTCGGGGAGCTGTCCCGGCTCGGGCTCGAGTTCAAGGGCTTCGAACTCGGACTGGTCGATTTTCCCGCCGACGTCGAGGGACGCAGTATCTGCTGGTGCTGGAAGCACGGCGAGGCGTCCGTCGCGTACTGGCACGAGCTCGATGCCGGGTTCAATGGTCGGCAACCGGTCGAGGCGCTCCTGCAGGTGTCCACCGCGTCGCACGGTTGA
- a CDS encoding acyl-CoA thioesterase, whose protein sequence is MMPQHANNLGHVFGGVVLSMMDRTAAVSAIRHARITVVTASIDRVDFREPIHVGDLVVMKASVNFVGRTSMEVGVRVEAEDMLTGQRRHTNSAYLTFVAIDRNGRPVEIAQLVTESEEETRRAGAAQDRRRRRLEERQAEERNAAG, encoded by the coding sequence ATGATGCCGCAGCACGCCAACAACCTCGGGCACGTCTTCGGCGGGGTCGTGCTCTCGATGATGGACCGCACGGCGGCGGTCAGCGCGATCCGTCATGCGCGAATCACGGTCGTCACCGCATCCATCGATCGAGTCGATTTTCGGGAGCCCATCCACGTGGGCGATCTCGTGGTGATGAAGGCGAGCGTGAACTTCGTCGGGCGTACCTCGATGGAGGTCGGGGTGCGCGTAGAAGCCGAGGACATGCTCACCGGTCAGCGACGCCACACCAACTCGGCCTACCTCACCTTCGTGGCGATCGACCGTAACGGACGTCCCGTGGAGATCGCACAACTCGTGACCGAGAGCGAGGAAGAGACCCGCCGTGCCGGGGCGGCGCAGGACCGGCGCCGGCGTCGCCTCGAAGAGCGGCAGGCCGAGGAACGAAATGCCGCGGGTTGA
- a CDS encoding cysteine desulfurase-like protein: MPASPAGAPLISLSEIRDRFPALQRQEGGHPVAYFDGPGGTQVPRDVVEAVVDYLYHHNANTHWSYPTSAETDACLAEARSAVADLLNAGHDEVAFGNNMTTLTFHVSRALGRRWGAGDEVIVTELDHHANVDPWREMARERGVTVRTVRMDPASGTLDLDDLRRAFSSRTRLLAIGAASNALGTINDIAAATRLAHEHGALSFVDAVHYAAHGVIDVKAWDCDFLACSAYKFYGPHVGILYGKRALIDGLDVPRLAPASNESPERLETGTLNHEGIVGAGAAVNFLASLAPGATRRERLTNSLGGLHVRGDALVARLWHGLSAIEGVTRYGVAPGGARTPTVIFTIAGKSSTEVARALVPLGLYVSNGDFYAMTVIERLGQSADGVVRAGCACYTSEEEVDRLVAGVAQVAAR, encoded by the coding sequence ATGCCTGCTTCGCCTGCCGGTGCCCCCCTGATCAGCCTCTCCGAGATTCGCGATCGTTTCCCGGCCCTCCAGCGCCAGGAGGGAGGGCACCCGGTGGCGTACTTCGACGGCCCCGGGGGGACGCAGGTGCCGCGCGACGTGGTGGAGGCGGTGGTCGACTATCTCTACCATCACAACGCCAACACCCACTGGTCGTATCCCACCTCCGCGGAGACCGACGCGTGTCTCGCCGAGGCGCGCTCGGCGGTCGCGGACCTGCTCAACGCCGGGCACGACGAGGTCGCGTTCGGCAACAACATGACGACGCTGACCTTTCACGTCTCCCGCGCGTTAGGCAGGCGCTGGGGGGCGGGCGATGAGGTCATCGTCACCGAACTCGATCACCATGCCAACGTGGACCCGTGGCGCGAGATGGCGCGCGAACGCGGGGTCACGGTGCGTACCGTGCGCATGGACCCGGCCTCGGGGACGCTCGACCTCGACGACCTGCGGCGGGCCTTTTCGTCGCGCACGCGACTCCTGGCCATCGGTGCCGCCTCCAATGCCCTCGGGACGATCAACGACATCGCCGCGGCGACGCGCCTGGCGCACGAGCATGGGGCGCTCAGCTTCGTCGATGCAGTACACTACGCCGCGCACGGCGTCATCGACGTGAAGGCATGGGACTGCGATTTCCTCGCCTGCTCGGCATACAAGTTCTATGGCCCGCACGTCGGCATTCTCTACGGGAAGCGGGCGCTCATCGATGGGCTCGACGTCCCCCGCCTCGCGCCGGCCTCCAACGAGTCGCCAGAGCGTCTCGAGACGGGGACGCTCAACCACGAGGGGATCGTCGGCGCTGGGGCGGCGGTGAACTTCCTGGCCTCGCTCGCCCCCGGTGCCACGCGGCGCGAACGCCTAACGAACTCCCTCGGCGGCCTCCACGTGCGTGGCGACGCGCTCGTTGCACGGCTCTGGCATGGGCTGTCCGCCATCGAGGGGGTCACGCGCTACGGCGTGGCCCCGGGCGGGGCGCGGACTCCGACCGTGATCTTCACGATCGCGGGAAAGAGCTCCACGGAAGTGGCGCGGGCGCTCGTCCCGCTCGGCCTGTACGTGTCGAATGGTGACTTCTACGCCATGACCGTCATCGAACGGCTCGGCCAGTCGGCAGACGGAGTGGTACGGGCCGGGTGCGCGTGCTACACCAGCGAGGAGGAGGTCGATCGGCTCGTCGCCGGCGTCGCGCAGGTCGCCGCGCGCTGA